From a region of the Oscarella lobularis chromosome 7, ooOscLobu1.1, whole genome shotgun sequence genome:
- the LOC136189376 gene encoding uncharacterized protein, with translation MKPFAGFFASLIFALFDATASQVVVLPGSSTNGIIPNSGLSLYEVTAQPPFPPDALWVEIIASRPTTSRQCNGNSITMLTSTSLANVQSRDAAAYTAFPYKNCSSGRAGQIDKYRLSSSGTKIFVAVAAKSQSAFRLDVSYRGKETKETFGELAAEKSHPWHVMIRRSSNADTMQPFCSGTLISPRWVVTAASCLQSVEAYEKIGRRFDVRLGAYSTQGDDLQTVPFTADDVYDGQSNDVDIGLLRLPHEASISQSVAPVSLPDVDDQDWVRTDLRSVEATYWNLDSHAAYSIDLHRLAISLLSNSQCKELAQGVGLNADDLSTGSRQICAQSTESDCDGDLGSPLVAERDGVPFLIGVLSTGHACRSGSNDVIFSNILSRVQWIKDALTSESMSANWYPQATHIPFQYSNGGPRGAGSYRGVLMTLETYSFTPSTVTYYGWRNPPHFTIHSIGANVQIYQHFAVNVAARALTQGEPANANVIEIALAWKSPEIDALPAVVQEKLAELMRWVETQTGIKRTTRQFYKPFDAYGKESEHRMSELEWKYFDGWCGRQHVPGISNPDPGMLETGVLLSHGAPVNKYDVKVYTRDESVRTPSSVEISFAGQWGNTAPYSITSRTLTSGSFLAGAGAQFSVTTDENLGTLKRVKISVNGISHSWFLDEIEVTNARSGVKFTFPCDQWFDENKGDRMTSRVFSLDGVEPAAYKSKKSKSAGTLQDVAEGKADCTLSSIRGITNQIFHQFHCDNADALTEISSYPQLCMESSVIPYMQIDAAKSLKRLLDDEIGKGTVTVGSAIRSLPHQYILAQWQQRGACSQLDAVDLPGKSDHMEGLVINVKQFNQFKTNASQHGFAWAGNTSESFAFRGFRSSPVNVQTNMIASFQKLWNLNYPSDAVLVNGQWNDLTKSKLLQSPANGFPVSPSCSYAKPKIPCCRAGNSRGRCTTTEECLGKGSCTIASSSEANMCNDDVFKTCCALSRLRDSVPLHSGNHEYDIILYTGDQSDSTSNADIHVKLKGTLGESENIVLEAKKGYSVTPGSVLRRNTSLQFSLGDIRSFDVGHFNNTFGGGFYLKKVVVISTFSNLKKKFDFVCNCWLDSSKGYIQTTLQEQMYLALDAKNCSGIDGASRETVKTAIEGNPGCSPSEAYGLAQQITEQTRCNDPSMLSDISIDPNFCVQNKAFPYLLAGAHSSLQQHINSSLRSPFSVVNGLEPLVFQFIRQKWGETALCGLDEIQAVGTDAFDDGSTLAVTEADALLRLLPAEKWKQSPTKNYLRYAENASDIVRAQIKAFQQLWNANSPKSPIPVDGVLTQKTIDALLKSPAKGFDSGARCSFPQKIGSPCCTADKQKGRCVGIASCEPNRRRQGYCSNAATVCCVGRSAVEIKFPSGLTLEETLAPVREASNFNDPLQRGVPLIHGAGKEDDLVSTNFYLKDFFDPSTNHLRLSPLLVECIQLTQDSSNSAINVTSGYQTMTTTQSSKSSSVFQTGTAAVIQFGDGSPSFLLAENVLKGCLKWMRNQGSELGIGLKDQYSLHVELRNHFDAWTLPAAGMSDQQFKSWAQDQIVEIEKDVSFTPVCENVAQLKVGESFPPGKDAASACGKTDHIIKRYSPDFDSLVQYPGSQIAFSSEEKDDAWCGWPGRQCIDCRSQTKGFSTASKCADRLMSIRLMNRLAALQQLLTRELPGHVVIVREAWDEATSSSLYGWGSFDEHSLHYEGRAADISVSANLTLIPNPPQPPPTDTRLLGKVSALANCAGFDHVWYKDKQTIQVSVRKSLGVGTVVSFPYSDFVCVSPPSNVSAVYALTASPYLLGAPCLLDSDGREDEMITKEHSVGAFLSSDASRYFRLHQLIPKTVDLIGERLWVDHRAKLSIEKAYEINDDQDDRLHSLGQGIELRSDAKVSTMELASAIIETAGLYILSVGLGFGTELRENSIYYDVRPDDVSVWSKSNEMNDEEWKDFVNLGLKRASRRITPSNSNKNCYSVPSAPSPMYSWQSPAPQNKGNSTIRTIVCEDDDESLEHCKSTRTYREEQVNILWSKLQNGYHFARPKDDVKHALSMCFGELCGKCYKGDTWEKKREHCSNFIHWAPLNFGDGENVGAILAAENQNAKEFGCNDFSCLDRTEIYSVLAPSIFGLYPVQKGSSTRDKIYSPGSNPLPVLDLLQETFAMNLQGKVTIIVENEAEMSSLKKSLRALMVYNTRITEIVVFTFKAEVDAIRNFIENSMAEWSSLVCSDLSRKYFSDVKFETFD, from the exons ACGTTCGTCTTGGAGCGTACAGCACGCAAGGAGACGACCTTCAGACCGTGCCATTCACCGCGGACGATGTTTATGACGGACAAAGCAACGATGTGGATATCGGTCTGTTGAGGCTTCCGCACGAAGCTTCCATATCACAAAGCGTCGCTCCCGTTTCTCTGCCCGACGTCGATGATCAGGACTGGGTGAGAACGGACCTCCGTAGTGTCGAGGCAACATATTGGAACTTGGATTCCCATGCAGCGTATTCAATTGACCTCCATCGGTTGGCTATTTCCCTCTTGTCCAACAGCCAGTGTAAAGAACTTGCACAGGGCGTTGGGCTCAATGCAGACGACTTGTCGACGGGTTCACGGCAAATTTGCGCTCAATCAACCGAGTCGGATTGCGACGGAGATTTAGGAAGTCCTCTAGTTGCTGAACGCGACGGGGTTCCCTTTCTGATCGGAGTGCTCAGTACGGGCCACGCTTGCCGAAGCGGAAGCAACGACGTGATCTTTTCCAATATCTTATCCCGTGTTCAATGGATCAAAGATGCTCTCACTTCGGAATCCATGTCAG CCAATTGGTATCCGCAAGCGACTCACATACCGTTTCAATACAGCAACGGTGGACCAAGGGGTGCGGGGTCCTACCGCGGTGTACTGATGACTTTGGAAACGTACAGCTTCACGCCTTCCACAGTGACATACTACGGATGGCGAAATCCCCCGCATTTTACAATTCACAGCATCGGCGCAAACGTGCAAATTTACCAACATTTTGCCGTCAATGTAGCGGCCAGGGCTCTCACGCAGGGAGAGCCGGCTAATGCAAACGTCATCGAGATTGCCCTGGCATGGAAGTCGCCAGAAATTGACGCGTTGCCTGCCGTCGTCCAAGAGAAATTGGCCGAACTGATGCGTTGGGTAGAGACGCAGACGGGTATCAAGAGAACGACGCGTCAATTTTACAAGCCCTTCGACGCGTACGGAAAAGAGTCCGAGCATCGAATGAGCGAACTCGAGTGGAAATATTTCGACGGCTGGTGTGGTAGACAGCACGTTCCTGGTATATCAAATCCCGATCCAGGAATGCTTGAAACCGGCGTTCTTCTGTCCCACGGTGCTCCAg TTAACAAGTACGATGTCAAAGTCTATACAAGAGACGAATCAGTTCGCACTCCAAGTAGTGttgaaatttcttttgctgGGCAATGGGGAAATACAGCACCGTACTCGATCACGTCGAGGACGCTGACAAG TGGATCCTTCCTCGCTGGAGCTGGTGCGCAGTTTTCGGTGACAACTGATGAAAATCTTGGAACGCTAAAGCGAGTGAAAATTTCTGTGAATGGAATATCACACAGCTGGTTTCTCGATGAAATAGAAGTAACAAACGCCAGATCTGG TGTTAAATTCACTTTTCCTTGCGATCAATGGTTTGATGAGAACAAAGGCGACAGGATGACTTcgcgcgttttttccttGGATGGCGTAGAACCAGCAG cATACAAATCCAAGAAGTCCAAATCCGCCG GCACTCTGCAAGACGTTGCCGAGGGAAAAGCCGACTGCACTCTGTCATCAATCAGAGGAATTACAAATCAAATCTTCCATCAGTTCCACTGCGACAACGCAGACGCGCTCACCGAAATTTCATCCTATCCGCAACTGTGCATGGAAAGTTCAGTTATTCCGTACATGCAAATCGATGCGGCCAAATCACTAAAACGCcttcttgacgacgaaatcggcaAAGGAACTGTAACAGTCGGTTCGGCAATCCGCTCATTGCCACACCAGTATATTTTGGCTCAGTGGCAGCAACGAGGAGCCTGTAGTCAGCTGGACGCAGTAGATTTGCCTGGAAAGTCCGATCATATGGAGGGATTGGTTATAAACGTAAAACAGTTCAATCAATTCAAGACCAACGCTTCACAGCACGGTTTCGCCTGGGCTGGGAATACAAGTGAAAGCTTCGCGTTCAGAGGTTTTCGTTCAAGTCCCGTGAACGTTCAGACAAATATGATTGCGAGCTTTCAAAAACTTTGGAATTTAAACTATCCTTCGGACGCTGTTCTCGTGAACGGTCAGTGGAACGACTTGACCAAAAGCAAACTACTGCAAAGCCCTGCGAACGGCTTTCCCGTCAGTCCTTCGTGTTCGTATGCCAAGCCCAAGATTCCGTGCTGTAGAGCTGGAAACAGCAGGGGCAGATGCACAACGACAGAAGAATGCCTTGGGAAAGGTAGCTGCACAATAGCGTCATCTTCTGAAGCAAATATGTGCAATGACGATGTATTCAAGACATGTT GCGCTTTGTCCCGGTTGAGAGATTCTGTTCCCCTGCATTCAG GAAATCATGAGTACGACATTATTCTTTACACTGGAGATCAGTCAGATTCGACCAGCAACGCTGACATTCACGTCAAACTGAAAGGAACACTGGGAGAATCTGAAAATATCGTTCTAGAAGCAAAAAA AGGCTACAGCGTTACTCCTGGTTCGGTTCTTCGTCGGAACACATCCTTGCAATTCAGTCTCGGTGACATTCGGTCCTTTGACGTCGGACACTTCAACAACACATTCGGCGGTGGATTTTATCTCAAAAAGGTGGTCGTCATTTCAACTTTTTCcaatttgaagaaaaa ATTTGACTTCGTCTGCAACTGTTGGCTTGACAGTTCAAAAGGATACATACAGACGACATTGCAGGAGCAGATGTACCTGGCTTTAG ATGCCAAGAACTGTTCTGGTATAGATGGAGCCAGTAGAG AAACCGTTAAGACTGCTATTGAAGGAAACCCGGGATGCAGTCCAAGTGAAGCTTACGGGCTGGCACAGCAAATAACAGAGCAGACACGATGCAACGATCCTTCGATGCTCTCTGACATATCAATCGATCCCAATTTCTGCGTCCAGAACAAAGCCTTTCCCTATCTGCTTGCTGGAGCCCATTCTTCACTGCAACAACACATTAATTCATCCTTACGAAGTCCCTTCTCTGTCGTCAACGGACTCGAGCCGCTTGTATTTCAATTCATTCGCCAAAAATGGGGTGAAACAGCCCTTTGCGGCTTGGACGAAATACAGGCGGTCGGAACAGATGCCTTTGACGACGGCAGTACCCTTGCAGTAACAGAAGCGGATGCTCTCCTCAGACTGTTGCCTGCAGAAAAATGGAAGCAGTCACCCACGAAGAATTATCTTAG ATACGCTGAGAATGCCTCTGACATCGTCAGAGCGCAGATTAAAGCATTTCAGCAGTTGTGGAACGCCAACAGTCCCAAATCACCTATTCCCGTCGATGGCGTTCTGACTCAGAAGACCATAGACGCTCTATTGAAGTCGCCCGCTAAAGGCTTTGACTCTGGAGCGCGGTGTTCCTTCCCGCAGAAAATCGGATCGCCGTGCTGCACTGCTGACAAACAGAAAGGACGATGCGTCGGCATAGCAAGCTGTGAGCCCAACAGGAGAAGACAAGGCTACTGTTCGAACGCTGCCACCGTTTGCT GCGTTGGAAGATCGGCCGTTG aaattAAATTCCCCAGCGGTTTGACGCTCGAAGAGACTCTAGCCCCCGTCAGGGAGGCGTCTAATTTCAACGATCCTTTGCAAAGAGGCGTTCCTCTCATACATGGGGCTGGAAAAGAAGATGATCTCGTTTCAACGAACTTTTATCTAAAGGACTTTTTCGATCCGTCCACTAATCATCTGCGTCTTAGTCCTTTGTTAGTTGAGTGCATCCAGTTGACACAGGACAGCTCCAACTCGGCTATTAATGTCACATCAGGATATCAGACAATGACAACGACGCAAAGTAGTAAAAGTTCCTCCGTGTTTCAAACAGGAACTGCCGCAGTCATTCAGTTTGGAGATGGTAGTCCAAGTTTTCTCCTGGCAGAG AATGTCTTAAAGGGATGCTTGAAGTGGATGAGAAACCAGGGCAGCGAGTTAGGAATAGGACTGAAAGATCAGTACTCTCTGCACGTTGAACTGCGAAATCACTTTGATGCATGGACGTTGCCAGCGGCGGGAATGTCTGATCAGCAATTCAAGTCCTGGGCTCAAGACCAAATCgttgaaatagaaaaagacg TATCTTTTACTCCTGTCTGCGAGAACGTTGCGCAGCTTAAAGTAGGAGAATCTTTTCCTCCCGGCAAAGATGCCGCAAGCGCATGTGGCAAGACTGATCACATTATTAAACGATATTCTCCAGATTTCGACAG TCTAGTCCAATATCCAGGAAGTCAAATAGCTTTCTCGtcggaagagaaagatgatGCTTGGTGCGGGTGGCCGGGAAGACAATGCATTGACTGTCGCTCCCAGACAAAAGGCTTTTCTACGGCGTCGAAATGTGCTGATAGGCTAATGTCAATAAGACTGATGAACCGTCTGGCAGCTCTTCAGCAACTTCTCACCAGAGAACTTCCAGGgc ACGTTGTCATTGTTAGAGAAGCATGGGATGAAGCGACATCCTCGTCTCTGTACGGCTGGGGATCATTTGACGAGCACTCGCTCCATTACGAAGGTCGTGCAGCGGACATATCCGTCTCAGCAAATCTTACACTGATTCCCAATCCTCCGCAACCACCCCCAACCGACACAAGACTACTTGGAAAAGTCTCCGCTTTGGCCAATTGCGCTGGATTCGACCACGTCTGGTACAAAGACAAGCAGACAATTCAA GTATCTGTTCGAAAATCTCTCGGTGTCGGAACCGTTGTAAGCTTTCCCTATTCGGACTTCGTCTGCGTTTCTCCGCCGTCTAACGTATCGGCGGTGTACGCATTGACGGCAAGTCCGTACCTCTTGGGGGCCCCCTGTCTGCTCGACAGCGACGgcagagaagacgaaatgaTCACAAAGGAGCATTCCGTCGGCGCTTTTTTGTCGTCTGACGCGTCGAGATACTTCCGACTTCACCAACTTATCCCGAAAACGGTCGATTTGATAGGAGAACGGCTGTGGGTTGACCACAGGGCGAAATTATCCATAGAAAAAGCGTACGAGATCAACGACGATCAAGACGATCGACTCCACAGCCTAGGACAG GGAATTGAACTTCGATCGGACGCCAAAGTGTCAACTATGGAATTGGCGTCTGCAATCATTGAAACAGCTGGTCTATACATCTTGTCAGTCGGCTTAGGATTTGGAACAGAACTGAGAGAAAATTCGATCTATTATGACGTTCGACCGGATGACGTCAGCGTGTGGTCGAAATCAAATGAaatgaacgacgaagagtGGAAAGATTTCGTAAACCTTGGTCTGAAAAGAG CTTCCCGCCGAATCACGCCTTCCAATTCAAACAAGAACTGCTATTCTGTTCCTTCAGCACCGTCTCCGATGTATTCCTGGCAGTCGCCGGCACCTCAAAATAAAGGAAATAGCACGATTAGAACAATTGTCtgcgaagatgacgacgaatcttTGGAGCACTGCAAGTCAACGAGGACTTATCGTGAAGAGCAGGTGAACATCCTGTGGAGCAAGCTTCAAAATGGCTATCATTTTGCACGAccaaaagatgacgtcaaacacGCTCTGAGTATGTGTTTTGGCGAATTGTGCGGAAAATGCTACAAAG GTGACACTtgggaaaagaagagagagcaCTGTAGCAATTTCATTCACTGGGCTCCTCTTAATTTTGGTGATGGAGAGAACGTCGGAGCTATCCTTGCTGCTGAAAATCAGAACGCCAAAGAGTTTGGCTGCAACGATTTCTCCTGCCTCGACAGAACGGAAATATATTCCGTCCTCG CTCCGTCTATATTTGGACTGTATCCCGTGCAAAAAGGAAGCAGTACAAGGGACAAAATCTACTCGCCTGGCAGCAATCCCCTTCCTGTTCTAGACTTACTGCAGGAAACCTTTGCAATGAACTTGCAAGGAAAAGTGACAATCATAGTCGAAAACGAGGCAGAAATGTCGTCCTTGAAAAAATCTCTAAGG GCACTTATGGTGTACAATACGAGGATCACAGAAATTGTTGTTTTTACATTCAAGGCAGAAGTCGACGCAATAAGAAATTTCATAGAAAATAGCATGGCAGAATGGTCGTCGTTGGTGTGCTCAGATCTGTCTCGAAAATATTTcagcgacgtcaaatttgAAACCTTTGACTAA